The sequence below is a genomic window from Candidatus Cloacimonadota bacterium.
ATGCAATTGCTCAATCAATCCCTCACTACCGGGTGAAAAGAAGATTGCTTTTTGATGAGGGTTTTCTCCGTATCGGAGTTCTGTCTTATGCCAGTTTGGAAAGAGAAAGAGTTCTGTTGGTGGTTCATTTGCCAATCTTTGAAGATATTGACAGATGAATCTGTCATAAGTGGATGTAGTGGCAAATGCCTTTCTTGCCAACAGAAACCTAGTTTCCTGTTTAATCTGTCCATCTTGCAATAATTCCTCAAGCAGTGACGGGTAGTCTTCTTTATCAGAAACAACTGCAACATGTTGATAGTTCTTGGCAGCAGCCCTTAACAGAGTTACTCCACCGATATCGATATTCTCGATCATTGTACTATGCTGAACTTCGTTATTGGAGAGATATTCGTTGAATATTTTCTCAAATGGATAGAGATTAACTATAACTATATCAATCAAATTGATCAACATGTTTTCTAACTCTCTGAGATGAGCAGGATTATCACGGTCTGCTAAAATCCCGCCAAAAATTTTCGGGTGGAGAGTTTTTACTCTTCCGTTCAGGATCTCGGGAAATTGGGTAATATTTTCGATCATGGTTACCTGCAGATTATTCTCCTGTAGATATCTGGCAGTACCACCAGTTGCTAACAACCTGTATCCGGCTTTAATAAGGCCGTCTGCAAAAGATAAAAGACCTTCTTTATCACTTACACTCAATAAAGCACATTTCATAATATTATTCCTCTATGTTTGATTCTTTATTTTCTAAAATGGCGATCAAGACAACTCCAAATAGGATTATCGCCCAGTTAAGATAGATCCAGAAGAGAAAGATCGGTAAAGTGGCTATTACTCCGTAAACTACTTCCATATTGGTTAAATTTGAGATGTAAAAATCGAACCCCATCTTGACAATGATCCAAATCGCTGCAGCAACTGCAGAGCCAATCACTAAAGAAGAGGCACGAAAATGAACGGTGGAGGCAAAGAAATATATGAAGAGATTAACGAAAAAGAACATCAAGAACGGGATGATTATAAACGAAATATTCCGGATAAACGGAAAGTCAAATATTTGAGCTATTAAAGATACTGATGTTGATGAGAAAAGGACCAGAATGAAGATAAAGCCGAAAAATATCATAACTATAAATTTGCCTAATTTGTAGATGATGCTTTTATTCTCGAATTCCGTGACATTGAGTATCCTGTCAAATGCACCATTGATAAACTTGAAAAGACCAAAAGAGGTCAGTATCAGAAGAGCTATGTTAAAAATATTGGAGGGCATTTTCTGATCGAGCAGATTTGATACATAGGAAGTGGCAGTTTCCACTGAATCGGGGAGCAGGATAGATAAGAACAACTCTTGTAAATGTTCCCTGATGTTAAGACCGGGGATATCAGGGATAATGAAGAAGATCAGTAGCAGAAAGGGTATAAAACTCAATACGGTTATGAAAGTTAATGCTGCTGATTCCTTCATTATACTGTCTTGATTTATCTTACTGATTACTTTTCGTAAAAAAACTATGATTTTTCTCATCTCTCCTCCCCCTATTCATAAGATAGGCATTTGACAGGATCAAGATTGCTCGCTTTTATAGCTGGGAAAATACCAAATGTCAGTCCTAAAATTGCTGTTATTATCAATGATAAGATGACCATTGATGTCCCACCAGTCATTTGAACACCAAGGTATCCGCCAATAATATCTAAAATTGATAACCCGATCAAAATACCAATAACTCCACCAGATGTTGTTATGATAAGAGTTTGGATGATAAACTGCATAAAGATGTCTATTCTCCGAGCTCCTACAGCCATTCTAATTCCAATCTCTCTTGTTCTTTCACGTACTGTCGCCATCATGATATTCATTATAACTATTCCACCCACTAAAAGAGAAATCAAACTAATGACAAAAAAGATCATACTGAAAATAGCAGAACCACCTGCCATCATATCAGCACCTTCTTTCGCCGAGCTAACGAAAAATACCGGCTCATTACTCCGTAATCCCAAGAGTATGGTTTCAACTTTTTCTTTTAACTCAATAGTATCGTCAACATTGTAAGCCTTTATGGTTATGTTTTCGATCCGATCATCTGCTGATAATTTATTGATCATAGTACTGATCGGAACAAAGGCACGCCGATTAAGATACTCTAAAAAATTATCAGTGCCAACTGAAGTTTGCGGTTGGAAATACCTTCTTTCCATTACTCCTATAACCTGTAACCGACGCCCCTGATAAGTTAGATACTGACCGATTGCTTGCCTGTTACCAAACAGTTGTTCTTTAACAGTACTACCCAGCACTATGACATCATTCATGTAATTGATATCGATATTCGATATGAAACGACCTTCAGAAACATTCCATTCCTCTATCTTCGGATATTCAGGTATAACTCCTGAAACACTTCCCCGATAAAAATCCTTTTCAAAAGTTATTAAACCCCAAGTAAAAAGATGAGGTGTTACATATTCTGCTTCCGGTATTAAACTTCGTAATTGGTTGAATTCGCGGAGGGTTAAATATGTAGGAAGATTGCGGGGATTATTATATTCCCAATTACGGATTACGTCTATCCGAGTTAGTCCCCCTCGTTCCATCATCCAAGCTAGAGTTGATTCCTGTACTCCTTTTACTAATGATTGGACAACTATTATTGACATAGTTCCTAAGACAATACTGAAGATAGTTATTATAGCACGTATCTTGCGTGACCAAAAATCAGAAAGTCCGACAAACAGACTTTCTTTAAACGAGAGAGCCATTATCTTCTATTTTCCCATCTATAATTTTGATTATTCTGTTAGCATGAGATGCAACATTGTTGTCGTGAGTTACCACGATTATTGTATTACCGGTTTTATGGAGCTCACTTATAATGCTTAAAATATCATTCCCTGAAGTAGAGTCGAGATTTCCTGTCGGTTCATCTGCCAGTATGATGGCAGGTTTGGTTACCAATGCTCTCGCAATAGCCACTCTCTGTCGCTGTCCACCTGATAACTCTGATGGACGATGCTTTAATCTGTCACCTAAACCGACTTCTTCTAAAACTGAAATTGTTCTTTTTATCCGCTCTTTACTCTTTATACCCGCGTATATCAAAGGAATTTCGACGTTCTTCTGAATGTTGAGATGAGGTAGCAAATTAAAGGTTTGAAAGACAAAACCTACTTTGCGATTACGGATAGCTGCTAAACGTGCTTTACTCAAATTACTGATTTTCTCACCATCTAAATAATAATCTCCCGAAGTTGGAGTATCCAAACAACCCATTATATGCATTAGAGTTGACTTACCTGATCCGGATGGACCCATTATGGAAACAAACTCACCTTTATTTATTTGTAGATCTACCCCATTCAACGCTCTAACTCTAATCTTACCCATCGGATAATCTTTGATAATTGATCTGGTTTTGATTAGCTCTTCGTTCATAATCGCTCCTATGAAACAAGAATAAAATCTGTTTGTTTTTTAGCAAATATAATTTCTCTTAACGAGCATACTAAAAATCGCCGTATAAATAAATACTACTAAAATCATCTGAAAGGCATTTCTTGAAACACTCAAGAAAAATAACTTGCACATATTTCAATGGATATTTTAATTAAACCAAATGAAAATATTGATTAGGAAAAGAAATATAATAAAGGGATTGATTGGCATAGAAATTGCAACTATGGAAAGGATATTAACAAGGGGGTAATAATGAATTTACAAGGAACTTTAATAAAGGTTTTCTTGTTACTTATTTTAGTCATTTTGACTGGCTCGATAACAGCTAATACTGATGATATATGTATTCCTGAAGTAGATGATACTAATAACATCGAATTTTTTATTGATAATTTGAGATTCACAGCCAGCCCGAATCCTTTTGAAGATTATACAGTACTTACAGTATATGTCAGTGAATCTATTCGTGGCTCAATTACCATTAAAGATCGTTTAGGAAATACTGTAAACAATTTATACAGTGGATTGTTCAAACTGGGAGATAATTATATAATGTGGAACGGAGCAGATGACTATGGTTTTAGCTTAGATGCTGGAAGCTATCTCTGTGAACTCCATTTCGAAGATCGTTACACATCAAGAACAATAATTCTGATCCTTAAATAATAAATAAAAAGAATCTATTAAGTAAATATAGTTCATACTTGTTGACACTTTAGTAATTAATCGTTTACAGTAAATTA
It includes:
- a CDS encoding ABC transporter permease: MALSFKESLFVGLSDFWSRKIRAIITIFSIVLGTMSIIVVQSLVKGVQESTLAWMMERGGLTRIDVIRNWEYNNPRNLPTYLTLREFNQLRSLIPEAEYVTPHLFTWGLITFEKDFYRGSVSGVIPEYPKIEEWNVSEGRFISNIDINYMNDVIVLGSTVKEQLFGNRQAIGQYLTYQGRRLQVIGVMERRYFQPQTSVGTDNFLEYLNRRAFVPISTMINKLSADDRIENITIKAYNVDDTIELKEKVETILLGLRSNEPVFFVSSAKEGADMMAGGSAIFSMIFFVISLISLLVGGIVIMNIMMATVRERTREIGIRMAVGARRIDIFMQFIIQTLIITTSGGVIGILIGLSILDIIGGYLGVQMTGGTSMVILSLIITAILGLTFGIFPAIKASNLDPVKCLSYE
- a CDS encoding ABC transporter ATP-binding protein produces the protein MNEELIKTRSIIKDYPMGKIRVRALNGVDLQINKGEFVSIMGPSGSGKSTLMHIMGCLDTPTSGDYYLDGEKISNLSKARLAAIRNRKVGFVFQTFNLLPHLNIQKNVEIPLIYAGIKSKERIKRTISVLEEVGLGDRLKHRPSELSGGQRQRVAIARALVTKPAIILADEPTGNLDSTSGNDILSIISELHKTGNTIIVVTHDNNVASHANRIIKIIDGKIEDNGSLV
- the purH gene encoding bifunctional phosphoribosylaminoimidazolecarboxamide formyltransferase/IMP cyclohydrolase (involved in de novo purine biosynthesis), which codes for MKCALLSVSDKEGLLSFADGLIKAGYRLLATGGTARYLQENNLQVTMIENITQFPEILNGRVKTLHPKIFGGILADRDNPAHLRELENMLINLIDIVIVNLYPFEKIFNEYLSNNEVQHSTMIENIDIGGVTLLRAAAKNYQHVAVVSDKEDYPSLLEELLQDGQIKQETRFLLARKAFATTSTYDRFICQYLQRLANEPPTELFLFPNWHKTELRYGENPHQKAIFFSPGSEGLIEQLH
- a CDS encoding YihY/virulence factor BrkB family protein, with product MRKIIVFLRKVISKINQDSIMKESAALTFITVLSFIPFLLLIFFIIPDIPGLNIREHLQELFLSILLPDSVETATSYVSNLLDQKMPSNIFNIALLILTSFGLFKFINGAFDRILNVTEFENKSIIYKLGKFIVMIFFGFIFILVLFSSTSVSLIAQIFDFPFIRNISFIIIPFLMFFFVNLFIYFFASTVHFRASSLVIGSAVAAAIWIIVKMGFDFYISNLTNMEVVYGVIATLPIFLFWIYLNWAIILFGVVLIAILENKESNIEE